One segment of Rhodothermales bacterium DNA contains the following:
- a CDS encoding ATP-binding protein: MSEREDPEQTIRALRDEIEMLEFRLQRLEKIKRTTAIFLDESVAELEAKREAVEEANTALEAALSALKVDNALERVRSRAVAMQSAEELLDVVLTMYEEYHGLGFPCEMFWHAKWTEKGYEKALTGVGGKKIEFIMDLPRDFSAVPALMEWERGQEPLGVFKFDPEAAVQYLRHMIEDGDFQRIDPEAVTEEDVRHSGGFTFVQARTTHGEIGFLLFGETDPSEEAKAVLLRFAKAFDFAYRRFEDLQQAESDLKQLRATQEQLIQSEKLASLGSLTAGIAHEIKNPLNFVNNFADVSRELVDELAEALDAGPEGADEARAIMADLRSNAEQIAKHGGRADAIVRSMMQHARGGTAERTAVDVNAFVAEYIDLAWHGMRAKDHMFECDVVRDLDPQAGTFTVQPQDLGRVVLNLLNNAFYAVGMDGAAPKPVVRVTTERTKSGAVVVSVADSGPGIPPDVREKIFEPFFTTKPTGEGTGLGLSLSHDIVTKGHGGTMTAINAPGGGAVFTLTLP, encoded by the coding sequence ATGAGCGAACGCGAGGACCCTGAACAGACCATCCGTGCGCTGCGCGATGAAATCGAAATGCTGGAGTTCCGACTCCAGCGGCTCGAGAAAATCAAACGCACGACGGCCATCTTCCTCGACGAATCGGTCGCCGAACTGGAGGCCAAGCGGGAAGCCGTGGAGGAAGCCAACACGGCCCTCGAGGCCGCCCTGTCCGCGCTGAAAGTGGACAATGCCCTGGAACGAGTGCGTTCCCGGGCCGTCGCCATGCAGTCCGCTGAAGAACTGCTGGACGTGGTGCTGACCATGTACGAGGAATACCATGGGCTCGGCTTCCCGTGCGAAATGTTCTGGCACGCCAAATGGACGGAAAAAGGCTATGAAAAGGCCCTGACCGGTGTCGGCGGCAAGAAAATCGAGTTCATCATGGACCTGCCGCGGGATTTTTCGGCCGTACCTGCGCTCATGGAATGGGAGCGGGGCCAGGAGCCCCTGGGAGTCTTCAAGTTCGATCCCGAGGCCGCGGTCCAGTACCTGCGCCACATGATCGAGGACGGGGATTTCCAGAGGATCGACCCCGAGGCGGTCACGGAGGAGGACGTCCGGCACAGCGGCGGCTTCACCTTTGTCCAGGCCCGAACCACCCACGGGGAAATCGGCTTCCTGCTGTTCGGCGAGACCGATCCGAGCGAGGAAGCGAAAGCGGTGCTGCTGCGGTTTGCCAAGGCCTTTGACTTCGCCTACCGACGGTTCGAGGACCTGCAGCAGGCCGAGTCCGACCTCAAGCAATTGCGGGCCACCCAGGAGCAGCTCATCCAGTCGGAAAAACTGGCCTCGCTCGGCTCGCTGACCGCCGGCATTGCCCACGAAATCAAGAATCCGCTGAACTTCGTGAACAACTTTGCGGATGTCAGCCGGGAATTGGTCGACGAACTGGCCGAAGCCCTGGACGCCGGCCCGGAGGGCGCGGACGAGGCAAGGGCCATCATGGCCGATCTTCGCTCAAACGCCGAGCAGATTGCCAAGCACGGCGGCCGCGCCGACGCCATTGTGCGCAGCATGATGCAGCACGCCCGGGGCGGCACGGCCGAGCGCACGGCCGTCGACGTGAACGCCTTCGTGGCTGAATACATTGACCTCGCGTGGCACGGCATGCGCGCCAAGGACCACATGTTCGAATGCGACGTCGTCCGGGACCTGGATCCGCAGGCCGGAACGTTCACCGTTCAGCCCCAGGATCTTGGGCGGGTGGTGCTCAACCTGCTCAATAACGCCTTCTACGCGGTGGGGATGGACGGCGCGGCGCCAAAACCCGTCGTGCGCGTCACCACGGAGCGGACGAAGAGCGGGGCCGTCGTCGTCTCGGTCGCCGACTCCGGCCCCGGCATCCCGCCCGATGTCCGCGAAAAGATCTTCGAGCCCTTCTTCACGACGAAGCCGACCGGCGAAGGCACCGGCCTCGGACTCAGCCTGAGTCACGACATCGTGACGAAGGGCCACGGTGGCACCATGACCGCCATCAACGCACCCGGCGGCGGCGCCGTGTTCACCCTTACCTTGCCATGA
- a CDS encoding FIST N-terminal domain-containing protein has translation MKAKDFQAKDVEGFKSWLEANVGDDFRPTLAIVFSSLPDEIRTIGRYLQDHGVAVFGASSWGEFTRHGIETGSIAILLLDVPQECFYLRLEPLEGGDEEDVTRSVATEALARYRNPVIMALISDLRTRGEAILETFEDVLGDDAELAGAGAGMPSVNDPSYVYTADAESSRGILTLVIDGDRIQMTSRAACGWKAVGAPRTITRSEGQWVYEIDGVPALDALLKYIGQEDLDLDDPVNWELEVNTLPLQLQRPHGDPIMRPALLYDKETRAIMCPGTMEEGAKVRFSIEPDGEVIDTVLEDFKRIKDDTGDVDAVVYFSCWGRYNSLGPAMNREIREAGKLFGVPMVGLLSSGEMARVTGGKLEYNALTSCCVLLKEVEG, from the coding sequence ATGAAGGCCAAAGATTTCCAGGCAAAAGACGTCGAAGGATTCAAATCCTGGTTAGAGGCGAACGTCGGGGACGATTTCCGACCGACCCTCGCCATCGTGTTCTCTTCGTTGCCCGACGAAATCCGTACCATCGGACGGTATTTACAGGATCACGGTGTCGCCGTGTTCGGAGCCAGTTCCTGGGGTGAATTCACCCGCCATGGCATTGAGACCGGGTCCATTGCCATCCTCCTGCTCGATGTGCCGCAGGAGTGCTTCTACCTGCGTCTGGAACCCCTGGAAGGGGGTGACGAGGAGGACGTTACCCGGTCCGTAGCCACGGAGGCGCTGGCACGCTACCGCAATCCCGTCATCATGGCGTTGATTTCAGATCTGAGAACACGCGGAGAAGCCATTCTGGAGACCTTCGAGGACGTGCTGGGCGACGACGCCGAACTGGCCGGTGCCGGAGCCGGCATGCCATCCGTCAATGACCCCTCGTACGTGTACACGGCCGATGCCGAAAGCTCCCGGGGGATCCTGACCCTCGTCATTGACGGGGATCGTATCCAGATGACCAGCCGGGCCGCGTGCGGCTGGAAGGCGGTTGGGGCGCCGCGCACGATAACCCGCAGCGAGGGCCAGTGGGTGTATGAAATCGACGGGGTCCCGGCCCTGGATGCCCTGCTGAAATACATCGGCCAGGAAGACCTGGACCTGGACGATCCGGTGAACTGGGAATTGGAAGTCAACACGTTGCCTCTGCAGCTGCAGAGGCCGCACGGGGATCCCATCATGCGGCCTGCGCTCCTGTATGACAAGGAAACACGGGCCATCATGTGCCCCGGAACCATGGAAGAAGGTGCCAAGGTGCGCTTCTCCATCGAGCCGGACGGCGAGGTCATCGATACCGTGCTTGAGGACTTCAAGCGGATAAAGGACGACACCGGGGATGTGGATGCGGTGGTGTACTTCTCCTGCTGGGGACGATACAACTCGCTCGGACCCGCCATGAACCGCGAAATCCGGGAAGCCGGCAAACTGTTCGGCGTCCCGATGGTGGGCCTGCTGTCCAGCGGTGAAATGGCGCGTGTCACGGGTGGAAAACTGGAATACAATGCACTCACGTCCTGTTGCGTGTTGCTCAAGGAGGTCGAAGGATGA
- a CDS encoding ATP-binding protein: MTPTHPTTPMRSRLTVLALLLVTAIPAEARQIANDEVAFSSGATDLPIRFENVTLEDGLSQSTVYSIAQDSKGFMWFGTEIGLNRYDGTRVERFMPDPFDSTSVHDTYIWEIKEDSEGYLWMSYEDGSIGRFDPNTGKSRNYYSSAVDSTKLHPSRSVFLDIDSEGRIWSSALSGFQQLDPESGHVTHWGSHSGNGGDIGWTSSIVQESEGDTFIITGGQGVFRFDLQAGTLTNLFNVPGGATSAVEDVHEPGVFWVGSLREGIFRLDTADDSWRQYDVTKSDADRAVQAVSDPNTPGIMWVGTVEGVVRMNVETGAYQTYRSGSGSGPGGGELLSNAIGTMYTDRSGILWASTGGFGVTRFDPTAMGFVKGEATPDNPNSMRGEVVWAIYPESNGILWVAAFGSESQQPGWYLNRIDRNTGTVQFWRTQNESQPPLFKGQSGEVYFGSQRNSNIPGMGGVLVYDERRQRLVPRYTVENGMLPNDNVRDMEETADGIHYVGTRGGIARIDPRTGSSQFWSTEEPRGVPVDNDVIWRLMLDSRGTLWASMFGNLIYFPDGGITPVDFWDRADAPADPHRFLPRFLAEDGSGVLWFGLSEDGAKSMILRYDPAADQATYYTYAPNDRTSWSGGSVSGIHPHPEDPNTVFFNTYGAGMSKLDVSTGQFTHYGAEDGLMDPAVYTGIWDADVTLWAPTNSGLYRFDPATETFRRFGMEYGLQSLEFNEGVLARTENNELFFGGVQGFNAFFPTQLRTNNVAPDVAITEFLLFNTKVIPGPGSPLTKSIVDTESIVLRHDQDAPSFQFAALHYKRPEANRIRYRLEPEQTEWIDAEGRNEASYTNLKPGDYTFRVIAANSDGVWNAEGASVHITILSPWYTRWWAYLLYLALLAGLVVAVDRVQRRRVVLREREAARERDLAQAREIEKQHRALEASHAELKATQSQLVEQEKLASLGSLTAGIAHEIKNPLNFVNNFAEVSSELAEELRDAVASGDAAAVSGIIDDLLQNTSQIAKHGKRADSIVRAMMQHARGGAGEKESIDVNTFVGEYVGLAWHGMRARDHGFQLEVDREFADDAGTIQGQPQDLGRVLVNLLNNAFQALNAAGKSDARVRVGTRRVGGQVEITVSDNGPGIPADIRSRIFEPFFTTKTTGEGTGLGLSLSYDIITKGHGGTMTVRDSAQGGAEFVITLPAA; the protein is encoded by the coding sequence ATGACCCCCACCCACCCCACTACCCCCATGCGTTCGCGTTTAACCGTCCTGGCTCTCCTTCTGGTCACCGCCATCCCGGCCGAGGCCCGTCAGATAGCCAACGACGAAGTAGCCTTCTCGTCCGGGGCCACCGATTTGCCCATCCGTTTCGAGAATGTGACCCTGGAAGACGGACTCAGCCAGTCCACGGTGTATTCCATTGCCCAGGACAGCAAAGGATTCATGTGGTTCGGCACGGAAATCGGTCTGAACCGCTACGATGGCACGCGGGTCGAGCGCTTCATGCCCGATCCGTTCGACTCCACGTCGGTCCACGACACGTATATCTGGGAAATCAAAGAGGACAGCGAGGGGTACCTGTGGATGAGCTACGAGGACGGGTCCATCGGCCGATTCGATCCGAATACGGGCAAGTCCAGGAACTATTACTCGTCTGCGGTGGACAGTACCAAACTGCATCCGAGCCGCAGCGTATTCCTGGACATCGATTCCGAAGGCCGTATCTGGTCCTCGGCGCTCAGCGGATTCCAGCAGCTCGACCCGGAATCCGGGCATGTGACGCATTGGGGAAGCCACAGCGGCAACGGTGGGGACATTGGCTGGACCAGTTCCATCGTACAGGAGAGCGAGGGCGACACATTCATCATCACAGGGGGGCAGGGTGTTTTCCGGTTCGATTTGCAGGCCGGTACGCTGACCAACCTGTTCAATGTGCCCGGCGGAGCTACGTCAGCCGTCGAGGATGTCCACGAGCCGGGCGTCTTCTGGGTCGGCTCGTTGCGGGAAGGCATTTTCCGATTGGACACCGCAGACGACTCATGGAGACAGTATGACGTCACGAAAAGCGACGCGGACCGGGCCGTGCAGGCGGTCTCCGATCCCAACACGCCCGGCATTATGTGGGTGGGTACGGTAGAAGGTGTGGTCCGGATGAATGTCGAGACGGGGGCCTATCAGACCTATCGCTCGGGATCCGGTTCGGGGCCCGGAGGCGGTGAACTCCTGTCGAATGCCATCGGCACCATGTACACGGACCGGAGCGGCATCCTGTGGGCCAGTACGGGCGGTTTCGGGGTGACCCGGTTCGACCCGACGGCCATGGGCTTCGTGAAGGGAGAGGCCACGCCGGACAATCCAAACTCCATGCGGGGCGAGGTGGTCTGGGCCATCTATCCCGAATCGAATGGCATCCTCTGGGTCGCCGCGTTCGGTTCGGAATCGCAACAACCCGGATGGTACCTGAACCGGATTGACCGCAATACGGGTACCGTCCAGTTCTGGCGGACCCAGAATGAAAGCCAACCGCCGCTGTTCAAAGGGCAGTCCGGTGAGGTGTATTTCGGAAGCCAACGGAACTCGAATATTCCGGGGATGGGCGGTGTTCTCGTCTATGATGAACGCCGTCAGCGCCTTGTGCCACGCTATACGGTCGAGAATGGCATGCTCCCGAACGATAATGTCCGGGACATGGAGGAAACGGCAGACGGCATCCACTACGTGGGGACCCGCGGAGGCATTGCCCGCATTGATCCGCGCACGGGTAGCAGCCAGTTCTGGTCCACGGAAGAACCGCGCGGCGTTCCGGTGGACAATGACGTCATCTGGCGGCTCATGCTGGACAGCCGGGGGACGCTCTGGGCCAGTATGTTCGGCAATCTCATTTATTTTCCGGATGGCGGCATCACCCCCGTGGATTTCTGGGACCGGGCGGATGCCCCGGCCGATCCCCACCGGTTCCTGCCCCGGTTTCTGGCAGAGGATGGCAGCGGCGTGCTTTGGTTCGGGCTGAGCGAGGACGGCGCGAAGAGCATGATACTGCGATACGACCCCGCTGCGGACCAAGCCACCTACTACACCTATGCTCCCAACGACAGGACGTCCTGGAGCGGCGGATCCGTGAGCGGCATCCATCCCCACCCTGAAGACCCGAACACGGTGTTTTTCAATACCTACGGGGCGGGGATGAGCAAGCTGGACGTTTCCACGGGGCAGTTCACCCACTACGGCGCCGAAGACGGATTGATGGATCCGGCGGTTTACACCGGGATCTGGGATGCCGATGTAACCCTTTGGGCGCCAACGAACTCGGGTCTGTATCGGTTCGATCCCGCAACGGAAACCTTCCGCCGGTTCGGTATGGAGTACGGCCTGCAGTCCCTTGAATTCAATGAGGGTGTGCTGGCGCGGACAGAGAACAATGAGCTGTTCTTCGGAGGCGTACAGGGCTTCAACGCCTTCTTCCCGACGCAGCTCCGGACGAACAATGTGGCGCCCGACGTGGCCATCACCGAATTCCTGCTGTTCAACACCAAAGTCATCCCCGGCCCCGGATCACCGCTCACCAAATCCATCGTGGATACGGAATCCATCGTGCTCCGGCACGACCAGGATGCGCCGTCCTTCCAGTTCGCGGCCCTCCACTACAAGCGTCCGGAAGCGAACCGCATCCGATACCGGCTGGAGCCGGAACAGACGGAGTGGATTGACGCGGAAGGCCGGAATGAAGCATCGTATACGAACCTGAAGCCCGGCGATTACACCTTCCGTGTGATTGCGGCCAACAGCGACGGGGTCTGGAACGCCGAGGGGGCATCCGTCCACATCACCATCCTGTCACCGTGGTACACAAGGTGGTGGGCCTACCTGTTGTATCTGGCCCTGTTGGCCGGACTGGTCGTCGCCGTGGACCGGGTCCAGCGTCGGCGCGTCGTGCTACGCGAGCGCGAAGCAGCCCGGGAGCGGGATCTGGCGCAGGCCCGGGAAATCGAGAAGCAACATCGAGCGCTGGAAGCCTCCCACGCCGAGCTCAAGGCCACCCAGTCGCAGCTTGTGGAGCAGGAAAAGCTGGCCTCACTCGGCTCCCTGACGGCGGGCATTGCCCACGAAATCAAGAATCCGCTGAACTTCGTGAACAACTTTGCCGAGGTGAGCAGCGAACTTGCCGAGGAACTGCGGGATGCCGTCGCCTCGGGCGACGCCGCGGCCGTTTCGGGCATCATCGACGACCTTCTGCAGAACACGTCGCAGATTGCCAAGCACGGCAAACGTGCCGACAGCATTGTCCGGGCCATGATGCAGCATGCGCGTGGCGGTGCCGGCGAGAAGGAATCGATTGACGTCAACACCTTCGTCGGGGAGTACGTGGGCCTGGCGTGGCACGGGATGCGTGCGCGGGATCACGGCTTCCAACTGGAAGTCGACCGGGAGTTCGCAGACGATGCGGGGACCATCCAGGGGCAGCCCCAGGATCTGGGCCGCGTCTTGGTGAACCTGCTGAACAATGCGTTCCAGGCCCTGAATGCAGCCGGAAAGTCCGATGCACGGGTGCGCGTGGGCACGCGCCGCGTGGGCGGCCAGGTTGAAATCACGGTGTCGGACAATGGCCCGGGTATTCCGGCCGATATCCGGAGCCGGATCTTCGAGCCGTTCTTCACGACCAAGACGACGGGCGAAGGTACGGGGCTGGGGCTCAGCCTCAGCTACGACATCATCACGAAGGGGCACGGCGGCACCATGACCGTCCGCGATTCGGCCCAGGGCGGCGCCGAATTCGTGATCACGCTTCCCGCTGCATAG
- a CDS encoding protein kinase, protein MKTLEDWLLEAVERPASEQEAFVLSAPKDLRDDLRAALSSYMDASGYFDTLARKLHLPTTTPIQVNALLSSPEMPAGTTVAHYRIQSHIGDGGMGAVYKAEDTRLGRTVALKFLGGVDARARDRFVREAQSASALDHPNICTIFEIGDADGRAYIAMACYEGQTLRALIDRGPLDVDSAMDIARQAASGLAAAHTKGIVHRDIKPENLMILPDGRVIILDFGLAKGQTDATVTQEGTVMGTAAYMSPEQATGRAVDYRSDIWSLGAVLYEMLAGDRPFPGAYPQAVLYGILNADPEPLSGRRAGLPLQLVDVVDRMLQKEPDQRFPRLQDMMDALQAVRSRAAAKSEARERVAGASGGSDSDQGAAAGASAASPDTDPDVLHLLCVDDEPELELLMQQRFRKNIRSGAWKFVFALDGQDALNKLEQHPETGVILTDLNMPRMDGLTLLSRLSELDRPLRTIVVSAYGDLEKIRTAMNRGAFDFVTKPIDFTDLETTVDKAAADLAAYRRALRGQNQAVSIQQEMDVARRIQDATLPVSFPDGAFGFSSAAGEINSTFYDAFDMPGGRVGLVSGEVQGRSVTSTLLLAMGQTFIKGLLQQGVEPATAVGMLNSMLFADDLPNVALHLLVAVVHRDDGAMTIVNADHLPPFLLSADGDIQALDTGAGPAVWAGTDAAWKPTTATLPAGSTIVLPSRGCVRAIGESGHPFSVERLAATLRETSDSRPTAVIRSVLRAVGDHVGDAPMREDLTLVAMQREA, encoded by the coding sequence ATGAAAACCCTGGAAGACTGGCTCCTTGAGGCCGTGGAACGTCCCGCATCGGAACAGGAGGCGTTCGTGCTTTCGGCCCCGAAAGACCTCCGGGATGATCTTCGGGCCGCCCTTTCGTCGTATATGGATGCGTCGGGTTATTTTGATACCCTGGCCCGGAAGCTTCACCTGCCCACCACCACCCCCATTCAGGTCAACGCCTTGCTCTCCTCACCCGAAATGCCGGCCGGCACGACCGTTGCCCACTACAGGATCCAGAGTCACATCGGCGATGGCGGGATGGGGGCCGTGTACAAGGCCGAGGATACGCGTCTGGGGCGCACCGTGGCCCTGAAATTCCTGGGCGGGGTCGATGCGCGCGCGCGGGACCGGTTCGTCCGCGAGGCGCAATCCGCATCGGCGCTCGACCATCCGAACATCTGCACCATTTTCGAGATCGGAGACGCTGACGGGCGCGCCTACATTGCCATGGCCTGCTACGAGGGCCAGACGTTGCGCGCCCTGATTGATCGGGGGCCCCTGGACGTGGACTCGGCCATGGATATTGCCCGGCAGGCCGCCTCCGGGCTCGCCGCCGCCCACACGAAAGGCATCGTGCACCGGGACATCAAACCGGAAAACCTGATGATCCTGCCCGATGGCCGGGTCATCATCCTGGATTTCGGGCTCGCCAAGGGCCAGACCGATGCCACGGTCACGCAGGAAGGCACGGTCATGGGGACGGCAGCCTACATGAGCCCCGAGCAGGCCACGGGCCGGGCGGTGGACTATCGTTCGGACATCTGGTCGTTGGGGGCGGTGCTCTACGAAATGCTGGCCGGCGACCGCCCCTTCCCGGGCGCGTACCCGCAAGCCGTCCTGTACGGCATCCTCAACGCCGACCCCGAACCGCTGTCCGGTCGCCGGGCCGGTCTGCCGCTCCAATTGGTGGACGTGGTGGATCGGATGCTGCAGAAGGAACCGGACCAGCGGTTTCCCCGCTTGCAGGACATGATGGATGCACTCCAGGCGGTGCGCTCCCGCGCCGCGGCCAAGTCCGAGGCCCGCGAGCGGGTAGCCGGGGCATCGGGCGGTTCAGATTCCGATCAGGGCGCCGCTGCAGGCGCCAGTGCGGCTTCCCCGGACACGGATCCCGACGTGCTGCATCTGTTGTGCGTGGACGATGAGCCCGAACTGGAACTGCTCATGCAGCAGCGCTTCCGCAAGAACATCCGTTCGGGAGCATGGAAATTCGTGTTCGCCCTGGACGGCCAGGATGCGCTCAACAAGCTCGAACAGCATCCCGAAACCGGCGTCATCCTGACCGACCTGAACATGCCCAGGATGGACGGCCTCACGCTGCTGTCCCGCCTGTCCGAGCTGGACAGACCACTCCGTACCATCGTCGTGTCGGCGTACGGCGACCTGGAAAAAATCCGGACCGCCATGAACCGGGGGGCATTCGACTTCGTGACCAAGCCCATCGACTTCACCGACCTCGAAACCACCGTCGACAAGGCCGCGGCGGACCTCGCAGCCTATCGCCGGGCCCTGCGCGGGCAGAACCAGGCCGTTTCCATCCAACAGGAAATGGACGTTGCCCGGCGCATCCAGGATGCGACCCTGCCGGTGTCCTTTCCGGACGGCGCCTTCGGTTTCTCGTCCGCGGCCGGCGAAATCAATTCCACGTTCTACGATGCCTTCGACATGCCGGGCGGACGCGTGGGGCTCGTTTCCGGCGAAGTGCAGGGTCGGAGTGTGACGTCCACGCTGCTGCTGGCCATGGGACAGACCTTCATCAAAGGCCTGCTCCAGCAAGGCGTCGAGCCCGCAACGGCCGTCGGCATGCTGAACAGCATGCTGTTCGCGGACGACCTGCCGAACGTGGCCTTGCATCTGCTGGTCGCGGTCGTCCACCGGGACGACGGCGCGATGACCATTGTGAACGCCGATCACCTGCCGCCCTTCCTGCTCTCGGCCGACGGGGACATCCAGGCGTTGGATACGGGAGCAGGCCCGGCCGTCTGGGCCGGAACGGACGCCGCGTGGAAGCCCACCACGGCCACGCTACCTGCCGGCAGTACCATCGTCCTGCCCTCCCGTGGATGCGTGCGGGCCATCGGGGAGAGCGGCCACCCGTTCTCGGTCGAACGGCTGGCCGCGACGCTCCGGGAAACCTCGGATTCGCGTCCCACGGCCGTCATCCGGAGCGTCCTGCGCGCGGTCGGCGACCACGTGGGAGACGCCCCCATGCGCGAAGATCTGACCCTCGTGGCTATGCAGCGGGAAGCGTGA
- a CDS encoding FIST N-terminal domain-containing protein, whose product MKAKSFQADSLESAKSALKGALSDGFAPTLAFVFVANNWDRSLLRRLFASHDIQVFGATTYGEFVDGGFQQDSVAVLLSDMAPETFRVIHESLTPESEAETAAKMARKAAEWVDNPVFMVGTSHMQTIAEDVIAGVESVMGPEAHIFGAMAAMSSDTTETAVFTTDVDMDRGLVMLVIDGDRIAVNGVATCGWKPVGPVKTVTKSDGMWVHEIDGEPALDLMLKYSGVCSREELTSEVWIDEFAMSLPPQLIRNEGAAVMRPSLVYDLESSSVMCNGRVPQGSKIRFSLPPEDDVVDAVIDGCRSMKEDRAPEADAIVYFSCAGRRLSMGPLLKREINTVREMWNAPMAGFFSLGEISRVQGGRNELNNITSVCVVLKEK is encoded by the coding sequence ATGAAGGCAAAATCGTTCCAGGCAGACTCATTGGAATCCGCCAAATCGGCATTGAAAGGTGCGCTCTCCGATGGTTTCGCGCCGACCCTTGCATTTGTATTCGTGGCGAACAACTGGGACCGCAGTCTTCTTCGACGACTTTTCGCGTCACACGACATCCAGGTATTCGGCGCCACGACGTACGGAGAATTCGTCGACGGCGGATTCCAGCAGGACTCGGTCGCTGTGCTGCTGTCCGACATGGCTCCGGAGACTTTCCGAGTCATTCATGAATCGCTGACGCCGGAATCGGAAGCGGAAACCGCGGCCAAAATGGCCCGGAAAGCCGCGGAATGGGTGGACAATCCCGTCTTCATGGTGGGTACGAGCCACATGCAAACCATCGCCGAAGATGTGATTGCCGGAGTCGAGTCCGTCATGGGCCCGGAGGCCCATATATTCGGTGCCATGGCAGCCATGAGTTCGGATACGACGGAGACGGCTGTGTTTACGACCGACGTCGATATGGATCGCGGCCTGGTCATGTTGGTCATTGACGGAGACAGGATTGCCGTCAACGGCGTGGCCACGTGCGGATGGAAACCCGTTGGGCCCGTGAAGACCGTCACCAAGAGTGATGGCATGTGGGTACATGAAATCGACGGTGAACCGGCACTGGACTTGATGCTCAAGTACTCCGGAGTATGCTCTCGCGAGGAACTGACCTCTGAAGTCTGGATCGATGAGTTCGCCATGTCGCTCCCGCCCCAGCTCATTCGCAATGAAGGGGCGGCCGTCATGCGTCCGTCGCTGGTGTATGATCTCGAATCCAGCTCGGTGATGTGCAACGGACGGGTTCCACAGGGTTCAAAAATCAGGTTCTCGTTGCCTCCGGAAGACGATGTCGTCGATGCTGTTATCGACGGGTGTCGATCCATGAAAGAGGACCGGGCTCCTGAGGCGGATGCCATCGTGTACTTCTCTTGTGCCGGAAGGCGTCTGTCGATGGGCCCCCTCCTGAAGCGCGAAATCAACACCGTCAGGGAGATGTGGAACGCGCCGATGGCCGGGTTCTTCTCCCTGGGAGAGATTTCGCGTGTGCAAGGTGGACGGAATGAGCTCAACAATATCACATCCGTTTGTGTCGTGCTGAAGGAGAAATGA